The following coding sequences lie in one Lentilactobacillus sp. SPB1-3 genomic window:
- a CDS encoding XkdX family protein, producing the protein MENTLFTLPNIEVAKVYASWGMDISFMVNWSITPEQYKEITGKDFKPAE; encoded by the coding sequence ATGGAAAACACATTATTTACTTTACCAAACATTGAAGTTGCTAAAGTATATGCCTCATGGGGTATGGACATTTCTTTTATGGTTAATTGGTCAATCACACCAGAACAGTACAAGGAAATCACAGGAAAAGACTTCAAGCCAGCTGAATAG
- a CDS encoding PspC domain-containing protein has protein sequence MMGLHRSRTNRVFAGVLGGIAEKFGWNANVLRALWSVLTLTPFPGLIIYLVLWLVVPEED, from the coding sequence ATGATGGGATTACATCGTTCAAGAACTAATCGTGTTTTTGCGGGTGTTCTTGGAGGAATAGCTGAAAAATTCGGCTGGAATGCAAATGTTTTACGTGCTCTTTGGAGTGTTCTTACATTGACACCTTTTCCGGGATTAATAATTTATTTAGTATTATGGTTAGTAGTTCCTGAAGAGGATTAA
- a CDS encoding DUF5776 domain-containing protein, with amino-acid sequence MSKKKMKILFYSSLLALSIGASFGMTKVSAKAETSTVNTATSAIVQNSNLDVMRYLTGEHKTPVNVDNEFSVELYYTFDGNDGKTYKSNYGQNLNDVMSGTTDKYDAYSLLMKDEFKPDSLKVNLVIKNITRVDQKLEAGLGLPLYYLSQVPNNYPSLNKFPDVVYAGNGSIDYNSTEGSKITNFNQRFDGLSSDEDQSGLGRNPEDLQAIVIKGNVTPGGEVQTSLPLKYKNIESSFKFSKDELDKLGDSFYMPINIGFPSLLDIRTGITGSHNILYVAPSVANPATVNVGHVDESGNPIGTNEELKAWVGDSLTIPQAKIDGYELDTSKDNPTSYQTTQNDTETPANITLHYKKMTNSGGGSTGTNNPSTGGGAITSPTQPSQPSTPVQPSQPVLPTPNVPGNDSTGLPNWAAVKGQSVYGIKGFYLYKNANFNRGQHIKYYSKTSRVNRPQFIVKGYKHDNNGNLRYKVQQYNPYKGKYVAGTKGYITASEKYVVKAYYATTPKNKRIKVINKNGVKSYQNVKLSGKAKLYKKGSTLKVKSIKKYKLATRYQLTNGQYVTGNKKFIIWK; translated from the coding sequence ATGTCAAAAAAGAAAATGAAAATTTTATTTTATTCATCGTTGTTGGCCTTAAGCATCGGTGCTTCATTTGGAATGACAAAAGTATCGGCAAAGGCTGAAACTAGCACTGTGAATACAGCTACATCAGCTATCGTTCAAAATTCTAATTTGGATGTAATGAGATATCTAACCGGTGAACACAAAACGCCAGTAAATGTTGATAATGAATTTTCAGTAGAACTTTATTACACCTTTGATGGAAACGATGGTAAGACTTATAAAAGCAACTATGGTCAAAATTTAAATGATGTTATGTCAGGTACTACGGACAAATATGATGCATATTCACTTTTAATGAAAGATGAGTTTAAACCGGACAGTTTAAAGGTCAACTTGGTCATTAAAAATATCACGAGGGTTGATCAGAAATTGGAAGCCGGATTGGGGCTACCTTTGTATTACTTAAGTCAGGTTCCTAATAATTATCCTTCACTGAATAAGTTTCCAGATGTCGTATATGCGGGCAATGGATCGATTGATTATAATTCTACAGAAGGAAGTAAAATTACCAACTTTAATCAACGGTTTGATGGTCTTAGTTCTGATGAAGATCAATCAGGACTTGGTCGTAATCCAGAAGATTTACAGGCAATTGTTATTAAAGGAAATGTAACGCCAGGTGGAGAAGTTCAAACTAGTCTGCCGTTGAAATATAAGAATATCGAATCCTCGTTTAAATTTTCAAAGGATGAACTTGATAAACTTGGAGATTCGTTTTATATGCCAATTAATATTGGCTTCCCATCTCTGTTAGATATCCGGACTGGCATTACTGGGTCTCACAATATTTTATACGTGGCTCCATCAGTCGCTAATCCGGCTACTGTCAATGTTGGTCATGTAGATGAGTCAGGTAATCCGATTGGTACTAATGAGGAATTAAAAGCGTGGGTTGGTGATTCTCTGACTATTCCGCAAGCGAAAATTGATGGGTATGAACTGGATACGTCAAAGGACAATCCAACAAGTTATCAAACCACTCAGAATGATACTGAAACACCAGCAAACATTACTTTGCACTACAAGAAAATGACGAATTCTGGTGGGGGATCAACGGGTACTAATAATCCATCAACAGGTGGCGGTGCAATAACATCTCCAACACAACCATCACAGCCAAGTACACCTGTGCAACCATCACAACCAGTATTACCAACACCAAACGTACCTGGTAATGATTCAACGGGGCTACCAAATTGGGCAGCTGTAAAGGGACAATCAGTTTACGGTATTAAAGGCTTCTACCTATACAAGAATGCTAACTTTAATCGTGGCCAACATATTAAATACTATTCTAAAACTAGTCGAGTAAACCGTCCGCAGTTCATCGTTAAAGGCTATAAGCATGATAATAATGGCAATTTGAGATATAAAGTTCAACAATACAATCCATATAAAGGTAAATATGTCGCCGGAACTAAGGGTTACATTACCGCTAGTGAGAAATATGTTGTCAAAGCATATTACGCTACTACACCAAAGAATAAGCGAATTAAAGTTATTAACAAAAATGGTGTTAAATCATATCAGAATGTTAAATTATCCGGTAAAGCAAAACTCTATAAAAAAGGTAGTACTTTAAAAGTTAAATCAATTAAGAAATACAAATTGGCTACTCGTTATCAATTAACTAATGGTCAATACGTAACAGGAAACAAGAAATTTATTATTTGGAAATAA
- a CDS encoding DUF5776 domain-containing protein, with protein sequence MKSTIKKVLVSLSLSLSILSVVAINTFADDTNPANNLATSEDKALLFNKNKDGYNDTSNFDNTKFAMQLQSSANPQNIIDDGVTENDFNINKYDPMGTANLLNISHTLVDPNRFHDGKGYLNIMLKSYSEKDVDRILDIQFGGDLSYLVPGIKTNPKMLLTSESVEYLQNIERNNDGKISIYMTSKDPFDTQNFSESDLNDSINVNNITDLGDASKFSNIIVVMRDIQKDDPVQLVLPIDITFDQSKYSNTDLLSLLPGENLEEFENLTNYDTSSMAFLQATLLYFNNVGYGRNPAGNDQFFSTFNPKKLLVSQPKVTISEGQSNFDPDKSFEVDPDDADYVITNDKNAIVFDSTKQDKSDLQKLTGGSYTITFSKPGYSDGTGNLTIKTNQTSNPGNGGNNNSGGGSATNPTQPSTPSQPVQPSTPVQPSRPVLPTPSVPGNNSTGLPNWAAVKGQSVYGIKGLYLYSDTNFYTNERIKHYAKTSRVNRPQFIVKGYNYDDNGKLRYKVQQYNPYKGKYVAGTKGYITANDKYVVKAYYATTPKNKRIKVINKNGVKSYRNVKLSGKAKLYKKGSTLKVKSIKKYKLATRYQLTNGQYVTGNKKFIIWK encoded by the coding sequence ATGAAATCAACAATCAAAAAAGTGCTAGTATCACTTAGTTTGTCACTTTCGATATTATCAGTTGTAGCGATAAACACATTTGCCGATGATACGAATCCAGCAAATAATCTTGCTACTTCTGAAGATAAGGCGTTGCTTTTTAATAAGAACAAAGATGGTTATAACGATACTTCTAATTTCGATAATACGAAGTTTGCAATGCAGTTGCAGAGTAGTGCTAATCCACAAAATATCATTGATGACGGTGTCACAGAAAATGATTTTAATATTAATAAATATGATCCAATGGGTACGGCAAATCTTCTAAATATATCCCATACATTAGTCGATCCTAATCGATTCCATGATGGAAAAGGATATTTAAATATTATGTTGAAGAGCTATAGTGAAAAAGATGTTGACCGTATTTTAGATATTCAGTTTGGTGGTGATCTATCCTATCTTGTTCCTGGTATAAAAACAAATCCAAAGATGTTACTCACTAGTGAGTCTGTGGAATATCTACAAAATATAGAAAGAAATAATGATGGAAAAATTTCAATTTATATGACCTCCAAAGATCCATTTGATACACAAAATTTCAGTGAAAGTGACCTAAATGATAGTATCAATGTGAATAACATTACAGATTTAGGTGATGCTAGTAAGTTTTCTAATATCATAGTTGTCATGCGTGATATTCAAAAAGATGATCCCGTTCAATTGGTTTTACCGATTGATATTACGTTTGATCAAAGTAAGTACTCAAACACTGATTTGTTGAGCCTTTTGCCAGGAGAAAACCTAGAAGAATTTGAGAATTTAACGAATTATGATACATCGTCAATGGCATTTTTACAGGCCACACTGTTATATTTTAATAATGTAGGTTATGGTAGAAATCCTGCTGGTAATGACCAGTTTTTTTCAACATTCAACCCAAAAAAATTGTTAGTTAGTCAACCGAAAGTCACTATCAGTGAAGGACAATCAAATTTTGATCCTGACAAATCATTCGAAGTTGATCCAGATGATGCAGATTATGTAATCACAAATGATAAAAATGCAATTGTCTTCGATAGTACTAAACAAGATAAATCCGACCTGCAAAAACTAACTGGTGGTTCATATACGATAACTTTTTCAAAGCCAGGATATAGTGATGGCACTGGTAACTTGACAATTAAGACTAACCAAACAAGCAATCCTGGTAATGGCGGAAATAATAACTCTGGTGGCGGTTCAGCAACAAATCCGACCCAACCAAGTACACCATCACAACCTGTACAGCCAAGCACACCTGTTCAACCATCACGACCAGTATTACCAACGCCAAGCGTACCTGGTAATAATTCAACTGGTTTACCAAATTGGGCGGCTGTAAAAGGACAATCAGTTTACGGTATTAAAGGATTATACTTGTATAGTGATACTAATTTCTATACAAACGAACGTATCAAGCATTATGCCAAAACTAGTCGTGTCAACCGTCCTCAATTTATCGTTAAGGGTTACAATTACGACGATAATGGTAAGTTAAGATATAAAGTTCAACAATACAATCCTTATAAAGGTAAATATGTGGCTGGAACAAAAGGTTACATTACCGCTAATGATAAATATGTTGTTAAGGCTTACTACGCTACTACCCCAAAAAATAAGAGAATTAAAGTTATTAACAAAAATGGTGTTAAGTCGTACCGGAATGTTAAATTATCCGGTAAAGCAAAACTCTATAAAAAGGGTAGTACTTTAAAAGTTAAATCAATTAAGAAATACAAGTTGGCTACTCGTTACCAATTGACTAATGGCCAGTACGTAACAGGCAACAAGAAATTTATTATTTGGAAATAG
- a CDS encoding carbohydrate binding domain-containing protein codes for MKKSFNIVLGTAAILGGLALGNAIPVNAATTEISSVVKHEIKTSTANESEDNLMQNGDFSQGLDSWISGGFGGGDVSVKTDEDGNYAELTNPVPDSGAALGQDISTAPLKKYQMSFEYKGTSSSQLLFEPIVHTPIGDLPGEGTFIKLTNQSGKWVKHTQSYSVPADDAIGSWNVLELGFVTGSKGTPASETPMAVRNVKLTEVK; via the coding sequence ATGAAAAAATCATTTAATATTGTATTAGGTACAGCAGCTATTTTAGGTGGTCTTGCATTGGGAAATGCCATCCCAGTAAATGCCGCAACTACCGAAATATCATCCGTGGTTAAGCATGAGATAAAAACATCAACTGCTAATGAATCAGAAGATAATTTGATGCAAAATGGTGATTTTAGTCAAGGCCTTGATTCATGGATATCAGGAGGCTTTGGTGGTGGTGACGTTTCAGTAAAAACTGATGAAGATGGTAATTACGCGGAACTTACTAATCCTGTACCTGATTCCGGTGCAGCTCTAGGACAAGATATATCAACTGCTCCATTAAAAAAATATCAAATGAGTTTCGAGTATAAAGGTACTAGCTCAAGCCAATTATTGTTTGAACCAATTGTTCATACCCCAATTGGTGACCTACCAGGTGAAGGCACTTTTATCAAACTTACAAACCAATCCGGAAAATGGGTTAAACATACTCAATCGTATTCTGTTCCTGCAGATGACGCCATCGGTAGTTGGAATGTCTTAGAACTAGGATTTGTTACCGGTAGTAAAGGAACTCCCGCAAGCGAAACTCCTATGGCAGTTAGAAACGTTAAATTAACCGAAGTAAAATAA
- a CDS encoding N-acetylmuramoyl-L-alanine amidase, with amino-acid sequence MGYSINKTFALSNNEGDGRIAVKRFIIAHDTGNDNNKGKGSAHNEASYMKSHFEVAYTHFIVDDQAIYQVGEPGYVAWGALDANPYAPMQVELAHVDSQTRFNESYKRYIWLLRYYANKYNIPLTLDAGGQGTPGIKSHKWVTQNFGGDHVDPYGYLSKWGITKAQFAKDLKNGLGDSAALAKAKPEYYKTKALYEVIAPKVYAYKDIKAQQKRSVRLTKGSRFYAKPKKYGKIYRFKTVVGYITANKSYVKLIKKIK; translated from the coding sequence ATGGGATATTCAATCAATAAAACATTCGCTTTATCAAATAATGAAGGTGACGGACGTATTGCTGTTAAGCGATTTATTATTGCTCATGATACCGGTAACGACAATAATAAAGGCAAGGGTTCGGCTCATAACGAGGCTAGTTATATGAAGTCACACTTTGAAGTAGCTTACACACACTTTATCGTTGATGACCAAGCAATCTATCAAGTTGGCGAACCTGGTTACGTTGCTTGGGGAGCGCTTGATGCTAATCCATACGCACCAATGCAAGTTGAGTTAGCTCACGTTGACTCACAAACTCGTTTCAACGAATCTTATAAAAGATACATCTGGTTGTTAAGATACTATGCGAACAAATATAATATTCCTTTGACGCTAGATGCTGGAGGTCAAGGTACACCAGGGATTAAGTCACATAAGTGGGTTACTCAAAACTTTGGTGGCGATCACGTGGACCCTTATGGTTATTTATCAAAGTGGGGGATCACTAAGGCACAATTTGCTAAAGACTTGAAGAATGGTTTAGGTGATAGTGCCGCACTTGCTAAAGCAAAGCCAGAGTACTATAAGACAAAAGCTCTTTATGAGGTTATTGCTCCGAAAGTTTACGCATATAAGGATATCAAAGCACAACAAAAGCGTTCTGTCCGCCTTACTAAAGGTAGTCGCTTCTATGCAAAACCTAAGAAGTACGGCAAGATTTATCGTTTCAAAACTGTTGTTGGTTACATCACGGCCAATAAATCTTACGTAAAGTTGATCAAAAAAATAAAATAG